The genomic stretch CAGGCAGTGGATTTCGCCGCCGATCAGGTCAGACACCGCATTACCGATGGCGCGATAAGGCACGCCCAGTAGTTCGATGCCGGCCAGACGGCTGAGATATTCCGGCGGCGTGCGCGACGACGCGTTGAAATAACCGAATGTCAGCTTGCCCGGCGTGGCCTTGGCGGCGGCGATGAATTCGGCGAGATCGCGCCAAGGCGCCTGCGGCCGCACCAGCATGTAGGTGCCGCTGGAACGGAACACGCCGACGACCGTAAAATCCGTGGCCGGATCGTAGGAGAGGTTGCGAACCAGGCTGACATTGGCCGCGGGCGTGCTGGTTGTGATCAGAAGCACCGTATAGCCGTCGGGCTCCGCGGTCTTCACCGCCATGGTGCCGATGATGCCGTTGGCGCCCGGACGGTTGTCGATGATGACAGGTTGTTTGGTCCTGTCCTCGATCTGCTTGCCGATCAGACGCGCGGTGATGTCGCCGGAGCCGCCCGGTCCGAACGGCACGATGATCTTGATCGGCCGGGACGGGTAGGCGGCGGCGCGCGCTTGAGCTGGCAGTAGCACACCGCCGATCAGGGCAAGGACAGAGCGGCGGTTGAGCTTCTCCCTCGCCCCGCTTGCGGGGAGAGGGTTGGGGTGAGGGGGACTCTCAACGAGCTCGGTGCGTGGAGAGTCCCCCTCACCCGGATTGCTTCGCAATCCGACCTCTCCCCGCAAGCGGGGCGAGGTGAGCTGAAAGCTCGCGCCGATCACACCTGAACCCATCACGTTCTACTGCTCATCTGCGCCAAGCACGGATCATCGGACCACCTAGCCGCGAAATTTTTTCTTCTTTTTTCCGAATGAAGGCTTCTTTCCGAATTCAGGTTTCGCAGGGCGTTCGCCGTCATGCTTCGGCTTTCCGGCGTAGGCGGGCTTCTCGCGGAACGGCCTCTTGGTATCGTAACGCCTTTCCTTGTCAAATCCCGGCGCCTTTTCATGGGCGGGCTTGCCGCCGTGAGGCTTGGCGTATGGTTTTGGCGCCCTCTCCTCGCGGGATCGATCGCCCGGGCCGGCGTTGCGGTCGAACGCTGCCTCTTCACGCCTCGGCGCGTGCGGCCGCTTCTCTGCAGCCGCCTCGCCCTGCGGGCCCTCGGGCAGCGCCTCGATGCGGATGTTGTCTTCCTTGTCGGGGCGCCGGATTTTGACGGCAAAGGACTCCGCGGCGCGTCCGGAGATCTCGAACTCGGTCGTCGTGTCCATGATGCGGATGGCGCCGATATCATTCTTGTCGATGCCGCCGCGGCGGCAGATCATCGGCAACAGCCAGCGCGCTTCCGCGTTCTTCTTTGCTCCGATAGAGGCGCGGAACCAGACGCTGCCTTCGCCCAAGCCGCCGTGACGCGGCGACGATTTCCCCTTCTTCGGTCGCGGCCCGGCGCTGCGATCCTCGCCGCGTGGGGGACGTGCGTCCCTTTCCCGGCCGCGATCCTCGCGGGATCGGCTACCGCCCTGGCCGGGATCGAGAATGTCCTCGGGCGACGGCAGCCGCGCGCGATACAGCCGCGCCAGCGCCGCAGCAATATCCTCGGGCGACCGGTCGGCGAGCAAGGCTTGCGCCAGCATCAGATCTTCCGCGGTCGTCTCCTCCGAAAACAGCGCGTCCTTCAGCATGCGCTCGTGGTCGAGCTTGCGAATTTCATCCGGCTGCGGCGCGGTGCCCCAGATCGCATCGATGCCGGCGAGATTCAGCAGCAATTCCGCGCGTCGCTTTCGCGCCGGCGGCACCAGCACGACGCTGACGCCCTTGCGGCCGGCACGGCCGGTGCGGCCGGAACGGTGTTGCATGACCTCGGCATCATTCGGGATATCGGCATGGATCACGAGATCGAGGTTCGGCAGATCGATGCCGCGCGCCGCCACATCGGTGGCGACGCAGACGCGCGCGCGCCCATCCCGCAACGCCTGCAGCGCCTGGGTTCGTTCGTTCTGCGTCAATTCGCCTGACAGCGCGACCACTGAGAAGCCGCGCTCCAGCAACGTGGCCTGCAGATGCCGGACGGCTTCCCGGGTGTTGCAAAACACCAGCGCGCTCGGCGACTCGTAGAATCGCAACACATTGACGACCGCGTGCTCGACATCGCCGGATGCGATGCGGATGCCGCGATACTCGATATCGGCATGGCCGCCTTCGTCGCCGGCGACCTCGACCCGAAAGGCCTGGCGTTGAAACTGTTTTGCCAATGCGACGATGCCGCGCGGCAAGGTCGCCGAAAACAACAGCGTGCGGCGGGTATCCGGCGTGGTCTTGAGGATGAATTCCATGTCCTCGCGAAAACCGAGATCGAGCATCTCGTCGGCCTCGTCGAGCACGACCGCTTTCAATTCCGAGATGTCGAGACGGCCGCGCCGCAAATGATCGCACAGCCGCCCCGGCGTGCCGACCACGATGTGGGCGCCCGCGGCCAGTTCGCGCTGTTCGCGGCGCGGATCCATGCCGCCGACGCAGGAAACCACGCGCGCATCCGCATAATGATAGAGCCATGCGAGTTCGCGGTGGACCTGCAAGGCAAGCTCGCGGGTTGGTGCGACGATCAGGGCAAGCGGTGCGGCCGCCCGCTCGAACCGCTCGGCATCACCAAGAAGATTCCTGGCGATGGCCAGGCCATAGGCGACGGTTTTGCCGGAGCCCGTTTGCGCCGAGACCAGCAGGTCGCGGCCGGCGGCATCGTCCGCGAGTACCGCGGTCTGCACCGGAGTCGGCCGGTCATAGTTGCGTTCCGCCAAAGCTCGGACGAGCGGCGGATTGGTGGA from Bradyrhizobium sp. Ash2021 encodes the following:
- a CDS encoding tripartite tricarboxylate transporter substrate binding protein, with protein sequence MLLPAQARAAAYPSRPIKIIVPFGPGGSGDITARLIGKQIEDRTKQPVIIDNRPGANGIIGTMAVKTAEPDGYTVLLITTSTPAANVSLVRNLSYDPATDFTVVGVFRSSGTYMLVRPQAPWRDLAEFIAAAKATPGKLTFGYFNASSRTPPEYLSRLAGIELLGVPYRAIGNAVSDLIGGEIHCLFVDTTASNQYLQNRQLRPLAITRLTRAPSTPDVPAVAETFPGFQLTGFLGMAVPSATPRDIVGQLNGLINQALASPEVRRRMDEFGLSYDITDLAACEEEVRAERARWTEYTRVAGIQPE
- a CDS encoding DEAD/DEAH box helicase — its product is MTFLSTNPPLVRALAERNYDRPTPVQTAVLADDAAGRDLLVSAQTGSGKTVAYGLAIARNLLGDAERFERAAAPLALIVAPTRELALQVHRELAWLYHYADARVVSCVGGMDPRREQRELAAGAHIVVGTPGRLCDHLRRGRLDISELKAVVLDEADEMLDLGFREDMEFILKTTPDTRRTLLFSATLPRGIVALAKQFQRQAFRVEVAGDEGGHADIEYRGIRIASGDVEHAVVNVLRFYESPSALVFCNTREAVRHLQATLLERGFSVVALSGELTQNERTQALQALRDGRARVCVATDVAARGIDLPNLDLVIHADIPNDAEVMQHRSGRTGRAGRKGVSVVLVPPARKRRAELLLNLAGIDAIWGTAPQPDEIRKLDHERMLKDALFSEETTAEDLMLAQALLADRSPEDIAAALARLYRARLPSPEDILDPGQGGSRSREDRGRERDARPPRGEDRSAGPRPKKGKSSPRHGGLGEGSVWFRASIGAKKNAEARWLLPMICRRGGIDKNDIGAIRIMDTTTEFEISGRAAESFAVKIRRPDKEDNIRIEALPEGPQGEAAAEKRPHAPRREEAAFDRNAGPGDRSREERAPKPYAKPHGGKPAHEKAPGFDKERRYDTKRPFREKPAYAGKPKHDGERPAKPEFGKKPSFGKKKKKFRG